The Odocoileus virginianus isolate 20LAN1187 ecotype Illinois chromosome 3, Ovbor_1.2, whole genome shotgun sequence genome includes a window with the following:
- the NOTCH3 gene encoding neurogenic locus notch homolog protein 3, translating into MGPGPRGRRPRRRRPMSPPPPLPSVRTLPLLLLLAGPGAAAPPCLDGSPCVNGGRCTQLPSREAACLCPPGWVGERCQLEDPCHSGPCAGRGVCQSSVVAGTARFTCRCPRGFRGPDCSLPDPCLSSPCAHGARCSVGSDGRYLCSCPPGFQGRSCRSDVDECRVGAPCRHGGTCLNTPGSFRCQCPGGYTGPLCESAAAPCAPSLCRNGGTCRQSGDLTYDCACLPGFEGQNCEVNVDDCPGHRCLNGGTCVDGVNTYNCQCPPEWTGQFCTEDVDECQLQPNACHNGGTCFNTLGGHSCVCVNGWTGESCSQNIDDCATAVCFHGATCHDRVASFYCACPMGKTGLLCHLDDACVSNPCHEDAICDTNPVNGRAICTCPPGFTGGACDQDVDECSIGANPCEHLGRCVNTQGSFLCQCGRGYTGPRCETDVNECLSGPCRNQATCLDRIGQFTCICMAGFTGTYCEVDMDECQSSPCVNGGVCKDRVNGFSCTCPSGFSGAMCQLDVDECASTPCRNGAKCVDQPDGYECRCAEGFEGTVCERNVDDCSPDPCHHGRCVDGIASFSCACAPGYTGMRCESQVDECRSQPCRHGGKCLDLVDKYLCRCPPGTTGVNCEVNTDDCASNPCTFGVCRDGINRYDCVCQPGFTGPLCNVEINECASNPCGEGASCVDGENGFRCLCPPGSLPPLCLPPSHPCAQEPCSHGICHDAPGGFRCVCEPGWSGPQCSQSLTRDACESRPCREGGTCTSDGMGFRCTCPPGIQGHQCELLSPCTPNPCEHGGYCESAPGQLAVCSCTPGWQGPQCQQDVDECASLSPCGPHGTCTNLAGSFSCTCHEGYSGPSCDQDIDDCDPNPCLNGGSCQDGVGSFSCSCLPGFAGPRCARDVDECLSSPCGSGTCTDHVASFTCTCPPGYGGFRCEQDLPDCSPSSCFNGGTCVDGVNSFTCLCRAGYTGAHCQHETDPCLSRPCMHGGVCTAAHPGFRCACPGGFTGAQCQTLVDWCSRSPCQNGGRCARTGSSFYCLCPPGWSGRLCDIRSLPCREAAAQIGVPTEQLCQAGGQCVDKDSSHYCVCPEGHTGSHCEQEMDPCLAQPCQHGGTCRGYLGGYVCECPAGYTGDSCEDDIDECASQPCQHGGICIDLVAHYLCSCPPGTLGVLCEINEDDCGPGPALDLGPRCLHNGTCVDLVGGFRCTCPPGYTGLRCEGDINECRPGACHAAHTRDCLQDPGGGFRCLCHPGFTGPRCQTVLSPCESQPCQHGGQCRPSPGPGGVLTFSCHCIPPFWGPRCERVARSCRELQCPMGVPCQQTVRGPRCACPPGLSGPACRGSRGSPPGAGNASCATSPCLHGGSCRPEPLAPFFRCACAPGWAGPRCEVPATMPEVSVAMPEVPEEPACPRAACEAKSGDKNCDRECNSPGCGWDGGDCSLSVSDPWRQCAALQCWLLFNNSRCDPACSSPACLYDNFDCRAGGRERTCNPVYEKYCADHFADGRCDQGCNTEECGWDGLDCAGEVPALLARGVLVLTVLLPPEELLRSSADFLQRLSGILRTSLRFRLDENGQAMVFPYHRPGPGAESRNRRELAPEVIGSVVMLEIDNRLCLQSPENDHCFPDAQSAADYLGALSAVERLDFPYPLRAARGEPVELPEPSVPLLPLLAASGIFLLVLLVLGVMVARRKREHSTLWFPEGFALHKDVAAGHKGRREPVGQDALGMKNMAKGESLMGEVATDWMDTECPEAKRLKVEEPGVGTEDAVDCRQWTQHHLVAADIRVAPAMALTPPQGDADADGMDVNVRGPDGFTPLMLASFCGGALEPIPTEEDEAEDTSASIISDLICQGAQLGARTDRTGETALHLAARYARADAAKRLLDAGADTNAQDHSGRTPLHTAVTADAQGVFQILIRNRSTDLDARMADGSTALILAARLAVEGMVEELIASHADVNAVDELGKSALHWAAAVNNVEATLALLKNGANKDMQDSKEETPLFLAAREGSFEAAKLLLDHFANREITDHLDRLPRDVAQERLHQDIVRLLDQPSGPRSPPGPHGLGPLLCPPGAFLPGLKVAQAGAKKSRRPPGKAGLGPQGTRGRGKKLTLACPGPLADSSVTLSPVDSLDSPRAFGGPPASPGGFPLEGPYAAATATAVSLAQLGGAGRAGLGRQPPGGCVLSLGLLNPVAVPLDWARLPPPAPPGPSFLLPLAPGPQLLNPGNPVSPQERPPPYLAAPGHGEEFPAVAGAHGSPPKARFLRVPSEHPYLTPSPESPEHWASPSPPSLSDWSDSTPSPATATGATATAAGSLSAQPLPLSVPGALAQAQTQLGPQPEVTPKRQVLA; encoded by the exons ATGGGGCCGGGGCCCCGgggccgccgcccccgccgccgtcGCCCGATGTCGCCGCCGCCACCCCTGCCGTCCGTGCGGACGCTGCCCTTATTGCTGCTGCTAGCGGGGCCGGGGGCTGCAG ccccccccTGCCTGGACGGAAGCCCGTGTGTGAACGGAGGTCGCTGCACCCAGCTGCCCTCCCGGGAGGCTGCCTGCCT GTGCCCACCAGGCTGGGTGGGTGAACGGTGTCAGCTGGAAGACCCCTGCCATTCCGGCCCCTGTGCTGGCCGTGGTGTCTGCCAGAGCTCAGTGGTGGCGGGGACCGCCCGGTTCACCTGCCGCTGTCCCCGGGGCTTCCGAG GCCCCGACTGCTCCCTGCCAGACCCCTGCCTCAGCAGCCCTTGTGCCCATGGTGCCCGCTGCTCCGTGGGCTCCGACGGCCGCTACCTGTGCTCCTGCCCACCCGGCTTCCAGGGCCGCAGCTGCCGGAGCGACGTGGACGAGTGCCGGGTGGGCGCGCCCTGCCGCCACGGTGGCACCTGCCTCAACACGCCCGGCTCCTTCCGCTGCCAGTGCCCAGGTGGCTACACGGGGCCCCTGTGTGAGAGCGCTGCGGCGCCCTGCGCTCCCTCCCTGTGCCGCAACGGGGGTACCTGCAGGCAGAGCGGCGACCTCACCTACGACTGTGCCTGCCTTCCTG GGTTCGAGGGCCAGAACTGTGAAGTGAATGTGGACGACTGTCCAGGGCACCGATGTCTAAACGGGGGGACGTGCGTGGATGGTGTCAACACCTACAACTGCCAGTGCCCTCCTGAGTGGACAG GCCAGTTCTGTACGGAGGACGTGGACGAGTGTCAGCTGCAGCCCAACGCTTGCCACAACGGGGGCACCTGCTTCAACACACTGGGTGGccacagttgtgtgtgtgtcaatGGCTGGACGGGTGAGAGCTGCAGTCAGAATATTGATGACTGTGCCACGGCTGTGTGCTTCCACGGGGCCACTTGCCACGACCGTGTGGCCTCTTTTTACTGTGCCTGCCCCATGGGCAAAACTG GACTTTTGTGTCATCTGGACGATGCTTGTGTCAGCAACCCCTGTCACGAGGATGCTATCTGTGACACGAACCCAGTGAATGGCCGGGCCATCTGCACCTGTCCACCGGGTTTCACAGGCGGAGCTTGCGACCAGGACGTGGACGAGTGTTCCATTG GTGCCAACCCTTGTGAGCACTTGGGCCGGTGTGTGAACACACAGGGCTCATTCCTGTGCCAGTGCGGCCGTGGCTACACTGGCCCGCGCTGTGAGACCGATGTCAATGAATGCCTGTCAGGACCCTGCCGCAACCAGGCCACGTGTCTGGACCGCATAGGCCAGTTTACCTGCATCTGCATGGCAG gTTTCACCGGCACATATTGTGAGGTGGACATGGATGAGTGTCAGAGCAGCCCGTGTGTGAACGGTGGGGTCTGCAAGGACAGAGTCAATGGCTTCAGCTGCACGTGCCCCTCGG GCTTCAGTGGGGCCATGTGTCAGCTGGATGTGGATGAGTGTGCCAGCACACCCTGCCGGAACGGAGCCAAGTGCGTGGACCAGCCAGATGGCTACGAGTGCCGCTGCGCAGAGG GCTTCGAGGGCACAGTGTGTGAGCGCAACGTGGATGACTGCTCGCCAGACCCTTGCCACCACGGGCGCTGTGTGGACGGCATCGCCAGTTTCTCGTGCGCCTGTGCCCCGGGCTACACCGGCATGCGCTGTGAAAGCCAGGTGGATGAGTGCCGAAGCCAGCCCTGCCGACACGGAGGCAAATGCCTAGACCTGGTGGACAAATACCTCTGCCGCTGCCCTCCTGGCACCACag GTGTGAACTGCGAAGTGAACACTGATGATTGTGCTAGCAACCCCTGCACCTTTGGAGTCTGCCGGGATGGCATCAACCGCTATGACTGTGTCTGCCAGCCTGGATTCACAG GGCCTCTCTGCAACGTGGAGATCAACGAGTGTGCGTCCAACCCCTGCGGCGAGGGAGCCTCCTGCGTGGATGGTGAAAATGGCTTCCGATGCCTCTGCCCACCTGGCTCCCTGCCCCCGCTCTGCCTTCCCCCAAGCCATCCTTGCGCCCAGGAACCCTGCAGTCATGGCATCTGCCACGATGCGCCTGGAGG GTTCCGCTGTGTGTGTGAACCTGGCTGGAGTGGCCCTCAGTGCAGTCAGAGCCTCACTCGAGATGCCTGTGAATCCCGTCCCTGCCGGGAAGGCGGCACCTGCACCAGTGATGGAATGGGCTTCCGCTGCACCTGTCCCCCTGGTATCCAGG GCCATCAGTGTGAGCTGCTGTCCCCCTGCACCCCGAATCCCTGTGAGCATGGGGGCTACTGTGAGTCTGCTCCTGGCCAGCTGGCTGTCTGCTCCTGCACCCCTGGTTGGCAAG gcccacaATGTCAGCAGGATGTGGATGAGTGTGCCAGCCTCTCACCCTGTGGTCCCCATGGTACCTGCACCAACCTGGCAGGGAGTTTCAGCTGCACCTGCCATGAGGGCTACAGTGGCCCTTCCTGTGATCAGGACATCGATGACTGTGACCCCA ACCCCTGCCTGAATGGTGGCTCATGTCAGGACGGAGTGGGCTCCTTTTCCTGCTCCTGCCTCCCTGGCTTTGCTGGCCCCCGCTGCGCCCGAGACGTGGACGAGTGTCTGAGCAGCCCCTGCGGTTCAGGCACCTGCACAGACCACGTGGCCTCCTTCACCTGCACCTGCCCGCCCGGTTATGGCGGCTTCCGCTGCGAGCAGGACCTCCCCGACTGCAGTCCCAG CTCCTGCTTCAATGGAGGGACCTGCGTGGATGGTGTGAACTCCTTCACCTGCCTGTGCCGCGCGGGCTACACTGGCGCACACTGCCAGCATGAGACGGACCCTTGCCTCTCGCGGCCCTGCATGCACGGGGGCGTCTGCACTGCCGCCCACCCCGGCTTCCGCTGCGCCTGCCCAGGGGGCTTCACAGGCGCTCAGTGCCAG ACGCTGGTGGACTGGTGCAGCCGCTCGCCCTGTCAGAATGGGGGTCGCTGTGCCCGGACAGGGTCCTCTTTCTACTGCCTTTGCCCCCCGGGGTGGAGCGGCCGCCTATGTGACATCCGGAGCCTGCCCTGCAGAGAGGCTGCAGCCCAAATCG GGGTGCCCACGGAGCAGCTGTGTCAGGCGGGTGGGCAGTGTGTGGACAAGGACAGCTCCCACTACTGTGTGTGCCCAGAGGGCCACACCGGCAGCCACTGTGAGCAGGAGATGGACCCCTGCTTGGCTCAGCCCTGCCAACATGGGGGCACCTGCCGAGGCTACCTGGGCGGTTATGTGTGCGAG TGTCCAGCCGGCTACACTGGTGACAGCTGTGAGGATGATATAGACGAGTgtgcctcccagccctgccagcaTGGGGGCATCTGCATTGACCTCGTGGCCCACTATCTCTGCTCCTGTCCCCCAGGGACGCTGG gcgtGCTCTGCGAGATTAATGAGGATGACTGtggcccaggccctgccctggacCTGGGGCCTCGGTGCCTGCACAATGGTACCTGCGTGGACCTGGTGGGTGGGTTCCGCTGCACCTGCCCCCCAGGATACACTGGCCTGCGCTGTGAGGGGGACATCAATGAGTGTCGCCCAGGTGCCTGCCACGCGGCGCATACCCGGGACTGCCTGCAGGACCCAGGTGGGGGCTTCCGCTGCCTGTGTCACCCTGGCTTCACAG GTCCCCGCTGTCAGACTGTCTTGTCTCCCTGTGAGTCTCAGCCTTGTCAGCATGGAGGCCAGTGCCGTCCCAGCCCCGGCCCTGGGGGTGTGCTGACTTTCTCTTGCCACTGCATCCCG CCGTTCTGGGGCCCGCGTTGCGAGCGGGTGGCACGCTCCTGCCGGGAGCTGCAGTGCCCAATGGGTGTCCCGTGCCAGCAGACGGTCCGTGGACCGCGCTGCGCCTGCCCCCCGGGGCTGTCGGGTCCCGCCTGCCGGGGTTCCCGGGGGTCGCCCCCCGGGGCCGGCAACGCTAGTTGCGCgacctctccctgcctccacgGGGGCTCCTGCCGCCCGGAGCCGCTCGCGCCCTTCTTCCGCTGCGCTTGCGCGCCAGGCTGGGCCGGGCCGCGCTGCGAGGTGCCCGCGACGATGCCCGAGGTGTCCGTGGCGATGCCCGAGGTCCCGGAGGAGCCGGCGTGCCCGAGAGCCGCCTGCGAGGCCAAGAGCGGCGACAAGAACTGCGACCGCGAGTGCAACAGCCCCGGCTGCGGCTGGGACGGCGGCGACTGCTCCCTGAGCGTGAGCGACCCCTGGCGGCAGTGCGCGGCGCTGCAGTGCTGGCTCCTGTTCAACAACAGCCGCTGCGACCCCGCCTGCAGCTCGCCCGCCTGCCTCTACGACAACTTCGACTGCCGCGCCGGCGGCCGCGAGCGCACCTGCAA CCCAGTGTATGAGAAGTACTGCGCGGACCACTTCGCTGACGGCCGCTGCGACCAGGGCTGTAACACGGAGGAGTGCGGCTGGGACGGCCTGGACTGTGCGGGTGAGGTGCCGGCCCTGCTGGCCCGCGGCGTCCTGGTGCTCACAGTGCTGCTGCCGCCGGAGGAGCTGCTGCGCTCCAGCGCCGACTTCCTGCAGCGGCTCAGCGGCATCCTGCGCACCTCGCTGCGCTTCCGTCTGGACGAGAACGGTCAGGCCATGGTCTTCCCTTACCATCGGCCCGGGCCTGGCGCTGAGTCCCGGAACCGGCGGGAGCTGGCCCCCGAGGTGATCGG CTCTGTAGTGATGCTGGAGATTGACAACCGTCTGTGCCTGCAGTCGCCCGAGAATGACCACTGTTTCCCTGACGCTCAGAGCGCGGCGGACTATTTGGGAGCGTTGTCGGCGGTGGAGCGCCTTGACTTCCCCTACCCACTGCGGGCGGCGCGGG GGGAGCCGGTGGAGCTGCCGGAACCAAGCGTGCCGCTGTTACCGCTGCTGGCGGCCAGCGGCATCTTCCTGTTGGTCCTCCTGGTCCTCGGCGTCATGGTGGCCCGCCGCAAGCGTGAGCACAGCACCCTCTGGTTCCCCGAGGGCTTCGCGCTGCACAAGGATGTGGCCGCGGGACACAAGGGCCGGCGGGAACCCGTGGGCCAAGACGCGCTGGGCATGAA GAACATGGCCAAGGGTGAGAGTCTGATGGGGGAGGTGgccaccgactggatggacacaGAGTGCCCAGAGGCCAAGCGACTGAAG gtggaggagcctggtgtggggaCTGAGGACGCTGTGGATTGCCGCCAGTGGACTCAACACCACCTGGTTGCCGCCGACATCCGCGTGGCACCAGCCATGGCCTTGACACCGCCGCAGGGCGATGCAGATGCGGATGGCATGGATGTCAACGTGCGCGGTCCAG ATGGCTTCACCCCTCTAATGCTGGCCTCCTTCTGCGGGGGAGCCCTGGAGCCAATCCCAACTGAAGAGGATGAGGCAGAAGACACATCAGCCAGTATCATCTCAGACCTGATCTGCCAGGGGGCACAGCTTGGGGCTCGGACTGACCGTACTGGCGAGACGGCCCTGCACCTGGCTGCCCGCTATGCCCGGGCTGACGCGGCCAAGCGGCTGCTGGATGCTGGGGCAGACACCAATGCCCAGGACCACTCTGGCCGCACCCCTCTGCACACAGCCGTCACTGCTGATGCCCAGGGCGTCTTCCAG ATTCTCATCCGGAACCGCTCTACAGACCTGGATGCTCGCATGGCAGATGGCTCCACGGCACTGATCCTGGCAGCCCGCCTGGCGGTGGAGGGCATGGTGGAAGAGCTCATTGCCAGCCACGCTGATGTCAATGCTGTGGATGAGCTCG GAAAATCGGCCTTACACTGGGCTGCAGCTGTCAACAACGTGGAGGCCACCTTGGCTCTGCTCAAAAACGGAGCCAACAAGGACATGCAGGATAGCAAG GAAGAGACTCCACTGTTCCTGGCCGCTCGGGAGGGCAGCTTCGAGGCGGCCAAGCTGCTGCTGGACCACTTTGCCAACCGGGAGATCACAGACCACCTGGACAGGCTGCCCCGGGACGTGGCCCAGGAAAGGCTGCACCAGGACATCGTGCGCTTGCTGGACCAGCCCAGCGGGCCCCGCAGCCCGCCTGGCCCCCACGGCCTGGGGCCCTTGCTCTGCCCGCCCGGGGCCTTCCTCCCCGGCCTCAAGGTGGCGCAGGCCGGGGCCAAGAAGAGCCGGAGGCCCCCGGGGAAGGCGGGGTTGGGGCCGCAGGGCACCCGGGGGCGCGGCAAGAAGCTGACGCTGGCCTGCCCGGGGCCCTTGGCTGACAGCTCGGTCACGCTCTCGCCCGTGGACTCGCTGGACTCCCCGCGGGCCTTTGGCGGGCCCCCCGCGTCCCCAGGCGGCTTCCCCCTCGAGGGGCCCTACGCGGCCGCCACGGCCACGGCCGTGTCTCTGGCGCAGCTGGGTGGCGCAGGCCGGGCGGGTCTAGGGCGCCAGCCCCCTGGGGGCTGTGTGCTCAGCCTGGGCTTGTTGAACCCCGTGGCCGTACCCCTCGACTGGGCCCGGCTGCCCCCACCcgcccctccaggcccctccttCCTGCTGCCGCTGGCCCCGGGACCCCAGCTGCTGAATCCCGGGAATCCCGTGTCCCCCCAGGAGCGGCCCCCGCCCTACCTGGCCGCCCCAGGACACGGCGAGGAATTCCCCGCAGTGGCTGGGGCCCACGGCAGCCCCCCCAAGGCCCGCTTCCTGCGGGTCCCCAGCGAGCACCCTTACTTGACCCCATCCCCCGAGTCCCCCGAGCACTgggccagcccctccccaccctcactcTCGGACTGGTCTGACTCCACGCCCAGCCCGGCCACTGCCACCGGGGCCACGGCCACAGCTGCTGGGTCGCTGTCGGCCCAGCCGCTCCCCCTGTCTGTCCCTGGCGCTCTTGCTCAGGCCCAGACCCAGCTAGGGCCCCAGCCTGAAGTCACCCCCAAGAGGCAAGTGTTGGCCTGA